GCTGACCGTCAACGGGCAGACACACGAGGAGACGACGTACGCCACCACCAAGTTCACCGACCTGGCTCTGGACTGGATCGAAGAGCAGGACGGGCCCTGGTTCACCTGGCTCGCCTACACAGCGCCGCACACCCCCTTCCACCTGCCCCCAGCAGAGCTGCACTCCCGTGAGGACCTCACCGGCACCCCGGAGGACATCGAGAAGCGGCCCAAGGAGTACTACTTCGCCGCCGCCGAGGCCATGGACCACGAGCTGGGGCGCCTGCTGGACGACCTCCCCGACGGTGAACGGGAGAACACCACCGTGATCTTCGTCGGTGACAACGGCACCCCCCAACAGGTCGTCCAGTCCTACCCGCGCGGTCACGCCAAGGGCACCGTCTATCAGGGTGGAGTGCACGTGCCCCTCGTCGTCTCCGGGGCGTCTGTCCAACGCACGGGCGAACGCGAGGACGCGCTCGTCAACGGCGCCGACCTCTACGCCACCCTGTCCGACCTCGCCGGAGCCAGCGCCACCGGCACCGGCGACAGCGTCAGCATCGCGCCGCTGCTGACCACCGACGGCGACGGCGGCCGCACATACGCCTACACCGAGGCATTCGGCCAGACCAACCGCCGTACCGGAACCACTGCCCCCGACGTATGGGCGATCCGCGACAGCCGCTACAAGCTCATCCGCTACGACGACGGCAGGGAAGAATTCTACGACCTGTCCGACGACCCCCTCGAAACACGCAATATCCTGACCGAACAGCCTGAAGCGGTAGCGCGCCTGCGAAGCCAGGCCGAGAACCTGCGCAGAGAGTGACATGCCGCCTGATGCTCCCGGCACCGTCATGCCAAGCGTCGCCTCAACGGCGAGGTCTGGCGACGAAGGCGGTCAGCTGGGACCTCGTTGCCCGCTACCTCGTGATCGGCGACAGGCCCTCGCGGGCCGCGTTCGCCCTCCCTGCCCAACTGGCCCAGGCCGCCCCGCTCATGACCGATTTCGAGCGATGGGTCCGGGCACACCTGGCCGATCCTCCCCCGCTGACCGACGCCGCCCGAGCGCTCGGAGTAAGCCAGCGCACCCCGCAGCGCACCGCACAGACGGTCCTCGGTAGATCACCGCTGGACTTCATTCAGGACATCCGACTGGACGAGGCCGCCTTCCTGCTGCGCACCACCACGCTCAGCGCCGAGGCGATCGCCGGCCGGGTCGGCTACCGCAACGTCAGTACCCTGCGCAAGCTCGTCCGGCGCCGCCGCGGCTCCTCTCTCGAGGCGCTGCGCC
This DNA window, taken from Streptomyces sp. SCSIO 30461, encodes the following:
- a CDS encoding helix-turn-helix domain-containing protein, which encodes MIGDRPSRAAFALPAQLAQAAPLMTDFERWVRAHLADPPPLTDAARALGVSQRTPQRTAQTVLGRSPLDFIQDIRLDEAAFLLRTTTLSAEAIAGRVGYRNVSTLRKLVRRRRGSSLEALRQGVGADAVVPRP
- a CDS encoding sulfatase-like hydrolase/transferase, whose translation is MNDSQQPSRAGSESAPRTRKRFHGIAAGLVAASLLAAGIVATATDGSPSRSGASPNILMVVADDFGVDASPCYDLGEDKPDMPTLESLCGSGLVFDQAWVNTECTPTRATFLTGQYGIRTGVGSVDAQLPTSQTTIQRVLGERTDYASAVIGKWHVGGRPNQVVADHPGQLGVPYYAGFLSGAVEDYHRWLLTVNGQTHEETTYATTKFTDLALDWIEEQDGPWFTWLAYTAPHTPFHLPPAELHSREDLTGTPEDIEKRPKEYYFAAAEAMDHELGRLLDDLPDGERENTTVIFVGDNGTPQQVVQSYPRGHAKGTVYQGGVHVPLVVSGASVQRTGEREDALVNGADLYATLSDLAGASATGTGDSVSIAPLLTTDGDGGRTYAYTEAFGQTNRRTGTTAPDVWAIRDSRYKLIRYDDGREEFYDLSDDPLETRNILTEQPEAVARLRSQAENLRRE